The following proteins are co-located in the Gorilla gorilla gorilla isolate KB3781 chromosome 18, NHGRI_mGorGor1-v2.1_pri, whole genome shotgun sequence genome:
- the ZNF598 gene encoding E3 ubiquitin-protein ligase ZNF598 isoform X2, with translation MAAAGGAEGRRAALEAAAAAAPERGGGSCVLCCGDLEATALGRCDHPVCYRCSTKMRVLCEQRYCAVCREELRQVVFGKKLPAFATIPIHQLQHEKKYDIYFADGKVYALYRQLLQHECPRCPELPPFSLFGDLEQHMRRQHELFCCRLCLQHLQIFTYERKWYSRKDLARHRMQGDPDDTSHRGHPLCKFCDERYLDNDELLKHLRRDHYFCHFCDSDGAQDYYSPPTDTPSPASDYAYLREHFREKHFLCEEGRCSTEQFTHAFRTEIDLKAHRTACHSRSRAEARQNRHIDLQFSYAPRHSRRNEGVVGGEDYEEVDRYSRQGRVARAGTRGAQQSRRGSWREEEDREVAAAVRASMAAQQQEEARRSEDQEEGGRPKKEEAAARGPEDPRGPRRSPRTQGEGPGPKETSTNGPVSQEAFSVTGPAAPGCVGVPGTLPPPSPKLKDEDFPSLSASTYSSCSTAATPGPVGLALPYAIPARGRSAFQEEDFPALVSSVPKPGTAPTSLVSAWNSSSSSKKVAQPPLSAQATGSGQPTRKAGKGSRGSRKGGPPVTQEEEGGSPAVQELLSTRPTGSVSSTLGPASIQPSKVGKKKKVGSEKPGTTLPQPPPTTCPPGALQAPEAPASRAEGPVAVIVNGHTEGPAPARSAPKEPPGLPRPLGSFPCPTPQEDFPALGGPCPPRMPPPPGFSAVVLLKGTPPPPPPGLVPPISKPPPGFSGLLPSPHPACVPSPATTTTTKAPRPLPAPRAYLVPENFRERNLQLIQSIRDFLQSDEARFSEFKSHSGEFRQGLISAAQYYKSCRDLLGENFQKVFNELLVLLPDTAKQQELLSAHTDFCNREKPLSTKSKKNKKSAWQATTQQAGLDCRVCPTCQQVLAHGDASSHQALHAARDDDFPSLQAIARIIT, from the exons ATGGCGGCGGCGGGGGGCGCCGAGGGGCGGCGCGCGGCtctggaggcggcggcggcggcagctccTGAGCGGGGAGGCGGGAGCTGCGTGCTGTGCTGCGGAGACCTGGAGGCCACGGCGCTGGGCCGCTGTGACCACCCGGTGTGCTACCGCTGCTCTACCAAGATGCGGGTGCTCTGCGAGCAGCGCTACTGCGCCGTGTGCCGCGAGGAGCTGCGCCAG GTGGTCTTTGGGAAGAAGCTTCCTGCCTTCGCCACCATCCCCATCCACCAGCTGCAGCATGAGAAGAAATATGATATCTACTTTGCAGATGGAAAGGTGTACGCATTGTACAG GCAGCTGCTGCAGCACGAGTGCCCGCGGTGCCCTGAGCTGCCACCTTTCAGCCTCTTCGGGGACCTGGAGCAGCACATGCGGAGGCAGCATGAGCTCTTCTGCTGCCGGCTGTGCCTCCAGCACCTCCAG ATCTTCACATATGAGCGCAAGTGGTACTCGCGCAAGGACCTGGCCCGGCATCGCATGCAGGGTGACCCCGATGACACGTCGCACCGTGGGCACCCGCTCTGTAAGTTCTGTGACGAGCGCTACCTGGACAACGATGAGCTGCTTAAGCACCTGCGCCGCGACCACTACTTCTGCCACTTCTGCGACTCGGACGGGGCCCAGGACTACTACAG CCCTCCTACCGACACCCCATCTCCTGCCAGCGACTATGCCTACCTGCGTGAGCACTTCCGGGAGAAGCACTTTCTGTGTGAGGAAGGCCGCTGCAGCACGGAGCAGTTCACCCACGCCTTCCGCACCGAGATCGACCTCAAGGCCCACAGGACGGCCTGCCACAGTCGCAGCCGCGCCGAGGCACGCCAGAACCGCCACATTGACCTGCAGTTCAGCTACGCGCCACGGCACTCGCGCCGGAACGAGG GGGTCGTTGGTGGCGAAGACTACGAGGAGGTGGACAGGTACAGCCGCCAGGGCCGAGTGGCCCGGGCTGGCACTCGCGGAGCCCAGCAGAGCCGCCGAGGAAGCTGGAG GGAAGAAGAGGACCGAGAAGTAGCAGCTGCTGTCCGGGCCTCCATGGCCGCACAGCAGCAGGAGGAGGCTCGCAGGAGTGAGGATCAGGAGGAAGGTGGTCGGCCCAAGAAGGAGGAGGCAGCGGCGCGGGGTCCTGAGGATCCCCGTGGCCCCCGGCGCTCACCCCGGACTCAGGGCGAAGGCCCAG GCCCCAAGGAAACCTCGACAAATGGTCCTGTAAGCCAAGAAGCCTTCTCGGTGACAGGCCCAGCCGCCCCAGGGTGTGTGGGGGTGCCAGG CACCCTCCCACCACCCAGCCCGAAGCTCAAGGACGAAGACTTCCCCAGCCTCTCTGCCTCCACTTACTCCTCCTGCTCCACTGCAGCAACCCCGGGCCCTGTGGGGTTGGCGCTGCCGTACGCCATCCCTGCCAGAGGCAGGAGTGCCTTCCAGGAGGAGGACTTCCCCGCCCTGGTGTCCTCGGTGCCCAAGCCTGGCACCGCCCCCACCAGCCTTGTCTCTGCCTGgaacagcagcagtagcagcaagAAGGTAGCACAGCCCCCACTCTCGGCGCAGGCTACCGGCAGCGGCCAGCCCACCAGGAAGGCTGGGAAGGGGAGCAGGGGCAGCAGGAAGGGTGGCCCGCCCGTCACACAGGAGGAGGAGGGCGGCAGCCCGGCCGTGCAGGAGCTTCTAAGCACACGCCCCACGGGCTCCGTCTCCTCCACACTGGGGCCGGCCTCCATCCAACCCTCTAAAGttgggaagaagaagaaagtgggCTCGGAGAAGCCGGGCACCACATTGCCACAGCCCCCGCCCACTACCTGTCCCCCAGGGGCTTTGCAGGCCCCGGAAGCTCCTGCCAGCAGAGCCGAGGGGCCAGTTGCCGTCATCGTTAATGGACACACAGAGGGCCCGGCCCCTGCTCGGAGTGCCCCCAAGGAACCCCCTGGGCTCCCAAGGCCCCTGGGGTCCTTCCCCTGCCCCACGCCACAGGAGGACTTCCCAGCGCTCGGCGGCCCCTGCCCACCCCGGATGCCACCGCCCCCAG GCTTCAGCGCTGTGGTGCTCCTGAAGGGCAcgcctcccccacccccgccgGGCCTGGTGCCCCCAATCAGCAAGCCGCCCCCCGGCTTCTCTGGCCTTCTGCCCAGCCCCCACCCGGCCTGTGTCCCCAgccccgccaccaccaccaccacaaaagc ACCCAGGCCGCTGCCTGCCCCACGGGCCTACCTAGTCCCCGAGAACTTCCGGGAGAGGAACCTTCAGCTCATCCAGTCCATCAGGGACTTCCTGCAGAGCGACGAGGCCCGCTTCAGCGAGTTCAAGAGCCACTCAGGGGAGTTCAGACAG GGCCTGATCTCCGCAGCCCAGTATTACAAGAGTTGCCGGGACCTGCTGGGGGAGAATTTCCAGAAGGTCTTTAATGAGCTGCTGGTCCTGCTGCCCGACACGGCCAAGCAGCAGGAGCTCCTGTCTGCACACACGGACTTCTGCAACCGCGAGAAGCCTCTGAGCACCAAGTCcaagaagaacaagaagagcGCGTGGCAGGCCACCACCCAGCAGGCGGGCCTGGACTGCCGTGTGTGCCCCACCTGCCAGCAGGTGCTCGCGCATGGCGACGCCAGCAGCCACCAGGCGCTGCATGCTGCCCGGGACGACGACTTCCCCTCCCTGCAAGCCATCGCCAGGATCATCACGTAG
- the ZNF598 gene encoding E3 ubiquitin-protein ligase ZNF598 isoform X1, translated as MAAAGGAEGRRAALEAAAAAAPERGGGSCVLCCGDLEATALGRCDHPVCYRCSTKMRVLCEQRYCAVCREELRQVVFGKKLPAFATIPIHQLQHEKKYDIYFADGKVYALYRQLLQHECPRCPELPPFSLFGDLEQHMRRQHELFCCRLCLQHLQIFTYERKWYSRKDLARHRMQGDPDDTSHRGHPLCKFCDERYLDNDELLKHLRRDHYFCHFCDSDGAQDYYSPPTDTPSPASDYAYLREHFREKHFLCEEGRCSTEQFTHAFRTEIDLKAHRTACHSRSRAEARQNRHIDLQFSYAPRHSRRNEGVVGGEDYEEVDRYSRQGRVARAGTRGAQQSRRGSWRYKREEEDREVAAAVRASMAAQQQEEARRSEDQEEGGRPKKEEAAARGPEDPRGPRRSPRTQGEGPGPKETSTNGPVSQEAFSVTGPAAPGCVGVPGTLPPPSPKLKDEDFPSLSASTYSSCSTAATPGPVGLALPYAIPARGRSAFQEEDFPALVSSVPKPGTAPTSLVSAWNSSSSSKKVAQPPLSAQATGSGQPTRKAGKGSRGSRKGGPPVTQEEEGGSPAVQELLSTRPTGSVSSTLGPASIQPSKVGKKKKVGSEKPGTTLPQPPPTTCPPGALQAPEAPASRAEGPVAVIVNGHTEGPAPARSAPKEPPGLPRPLGSFPCPTPQEDFPALGGPCPPRMPPPPGFSAVVLLKGTPPPPPPGLVPPISKPPPGFSGLLPSPHPACVPSPATTTTTKAPRPLPAPRAYLVPENFRERNLQLIQSIRDFLQSDEARFSEFKSHSGEFRQGLISAAQYYKSCRDLLGENFQKVFNELLVLLPDTAKQQELLSAHTDFCNREKPLSTKSKKNKKSAWQATTQQAGLDCRVCPTCQQVLAHGDASSHQALHAARDDDFPSLQAIARIIT; from the exons ATGGCGGCGGCGGGGGGCGCCGAGGGGCGGCGCGCGGCtctggaggcggcggcggcggcagctccTGAGCGGGGAGGCGGGAGCTGCGTGCTGTGCTGCGGAGACCTGGAGGCCACGGCGCTGGGCCGCTGTGACCACCCGGTGTGCTACCGCTGCTCTACCAAGATGCGGGTGCTCTGCGAGCAGCGCTACTGCGCCGTGTGCCGCGAGGAGCTGCGCCAG GTGGTCTTTGGGAAGAAGCTTCCTGCCTTCGCCACCATCCCCATCCACCAGCTGCAGCATGAGAAGAAATATGATATCTACTTTGCAGATGGAAAGGTGTACGCATTGTACAG GCAGCTGCTGCAGCACGAGTGCCCGCGGTGCCCTGAGCTGCCACCTTTCAGCCTCTTCGGGGACCTGGAGCAGCACATGCGGAGGCAGCATGAGCTCTTCTGCTGCCGGCTGTGCCTCCAGCACCTCCAG ATCTTCACATATGAGCGCAAGTGGTACTCGCGCAAGGACCTGGCCCGGCATCGCATGCAGGGTGACCCCGATGACACGTCGCACCGTGGGCACCCGCTCTGTAAGTTCTGTGACGAGCGCTACCTGGACAACGATGAGCTGCTTAAGCACCTGCGCCGCGACCACTACTTCTGCCACTTCTGCGACTCGGACGGGGCCCAGGACTACTACAG CCCTCCTACCGACACCCCATCTCCTGCCAGCGACTATGCCTACCTGCGTGAGCACTTCCGGGAGAAGCACTTTCTGTGTGAGGAAGGCCGCTGCAGCACGGAGCAGTTCACCCACGCCTTCCGCACCGAGATCGACCTCAAGGCCCACAGGACGGCCTGCCACAGTCGCAGCCGCGCCGAGGCACGCCAGAACCGCCACATTGACCTGCAGTTCAGCTACGCGCCACGGCACTCGCGCCGGAACGAGG GGGTCGTTGGTGGCGAAGACTACGAGGAGGTGGACAGGTACAGCCGCCAGGGCCGAGTGGCCCGGGCTGGCACTCGCGGAGCCCAGCAGAGCCGCCGAGGAAGCTGGAGGTACAAAAG GGAAGAAGAGGACCGAGAAGTAGCAGCTGCTGTCCGGGCCTCCATGGCCGCACAGCAGCAGGAGGAGGCTCGCAGGAGTGAGGATCAGGAGGAAGGTGGTCGGCCCAAGAAGGAGGAGGCAGCGGCGCGGGGTCCTGAGGATCCCCGTGGCCCCCGGCGCTCACCCCGGACTCAGGGCGAAGGCCCAG GCCCCAAGGAAACCTCGACAAATGGTCCTGTAAGCCAAGAAGCCTTCTCGGTGACAGGCCCAGCCGCCCCAGGGTGTGTGGGGGTGCCAGG CACCCTCCCACCACCCAGCCCGAAGCTCAAGGACGAAGACTTCCCCAGCCTCTCTGCCTCCACTTACTCCTCCTGCTCCACTGCAGCAACCCCGGGCCCTGTGGGGTTGGCGCTGCCGTACGCCATCCCTGCCAGAGGCAGGAGTGCCTTCCAGGAGGAGGACTTCCCCGCCCTGGTGTCCTCGGTGCCCAAGCCTGGCACCGCCCCCACCAGCCTTGTCTCTGCCTGgaacagcagcagtagcagcaagAAGGTAGCACAGCCCCCACTCTCGGCGCAGGCTACCGGCAGCGGCCAGCCCACCAGGAAGGCTGGGAAGGGGAGCAGGGGCAGCAGGAAGGGTGGCCCGCCCGTCACACAGGAGGAGGAGGGCGGCAGCCCGGCCGTGCAGGAGCTTCTAAGCACACGCCCCACGGGCTCCGTCTCCTCCACACTGGGGCCGGCCTCCATCCAACCCTCTAAAGttgggaagaagaagaaagtgggCTCGGAGAAGCCGGGCACCACATTGCCACAGCCCCCGCCCACTACCTGTCCCCCAGGGGCTTTGCAGGCCCCGGAAGCTCCTGCCAGCAGAGCCGAGGGGCCAGTTGCCGTCATCGTTAATGGACACACAGAGGGCCCGGCCCCTGCTCGGAGTGCCCCCAAGGAACCCCCTGGGCTCCCAAGGCCCCTGGGGTCCTTCCCCTGCCCCACGCCACAGGAGGACTTCCCAGCGCTCGGCGGCCCCTGCCCACCCCGGATGCCACCGCCCCCAG GCTTCAGCGCTGTGGTGCTCCTGAAGGGCAcgcctcccccacccccgccgGGCCTGGTGCCCCCAATCAGCAAGCCGCCCCCCGGCTTCTCTGGCCTTCTGCCCAGCCCCCACCCGGCCTGTGTCCCCAgccccgccaccaccaccaccacaaaagc ACCCAGGCCGCTGCCTGCCCCACGGGCCTACCTAGTCCCCGAGAACTTCCGGGAGAGGAACCTTCAGCTCATCCAGTCCATCAGGGACTTCCTGCAGAGCGACGAGGCCCGCTTCAGCGAGTTCAAGAGCCACTCAGGGGAGTTCAGACAG GGCCTGATCTCCGCAGCCCAGTATTACAAGAGTTGCCGGGACCTGCTGGGGGAGAATTTCCAGAAGGTCTTTAATGAGCTGCTGGTCCTGCTGCCCGACACGGCCAAGCAGCAGGAGCTCCTGTCTGCACACACGGACTTCTGCAACCGCGAGAAGCCTCTGAGCACCAAGTCcaagaagaacaagaagagcGCGTGGCAGGCCACCACCCAGCAGGCGGGCCTGGACTGCCGTGTGTGCCCCACCTGCCAGCAGGTGCTCGCGCATGGCGACGCCAGCAGCCACCAGGCGCTGCATGCTGCCCGGGACGACGACTTCCCCTCCCTGCAAGCCATCGCCAGGATCATCACGTAG
- the ZNF598 gene encoding E3 ubiquitin-protein ligase ZNF598 isoform X4, giving the protein MAAAGGAEGRRAALEAAAAAAPERGGGSCVLCCGDLEATALGRCDHPVCYRCSTKMRVLCEQRYCAVCREELRQVVFGKKLPAFATIPIHQLQHEKKYDIYFADGKVYALYRQLLQHECPRCPELPPFSLFGDLEQHMRRQHELFCCRLCLQHLQIFTYERKWYSRKDLARHRMQGDPDDTSHRGHPLCKFCDERYLDNDELLKHLRRDHYFCHFCDSDGAQDYYSPPTDTPSPASDYAYLREHFREKHFLCEEGRCSTEQFTHAFRTEIDLKAHRTACHSRSRAEARQNRHIDLQFSYAPRHSRRNEGVVGGEDYEEVDRYSRQGRVARAGTRGAQQSRRGSWREEEDREVAAAVRASMAAQQQEEARRSEDQEEGGRPKKEEAAARGPEDPRGPRRSPRTQGEGPGPKETSTNGPVSQEAFSVTGPAAPGTLPPPSPKLKDEDFPSLSASTYSSCSTAATPGPVGLALPYAIPARGRSAFQEEDFPALVSSVPKPGTAPTSLVSAWNSSSSSKKVAQPPLSAQATGSGQPTRKAGKGSRGSRKGGPPVTQEEEGGSPAVQELLSTRPTGSVSSTLGPASIQPSKVGKKKKVGSEKPGTTLPQPPPTTCPPGALQAPEAPASRAEGPVAVIVNGHTEGPAPARSAPKEPPGLPRPLGSFPCPTPQEDFPALGGPCPPRMPPPPGFSAVVLLKGTPPPPPPGLVPPISKPPPGFSGLLPSPHPACVPSPATTTTTKAPRPLPAPRAYLVPENFRERNLQLIQSIRDFLQSDEARFSEFKSHSGEFRQGLISAAQYYKSCRDLLGENFQKVFNELLVLLPDTAKQQELLSAHTDFCNREKPLSTKSKKNKKSAWQATTQQAGLDCRVCPTCQQVLAHGDASSHQALHAARDDDFPSLQAIARIIT; this is encoded by the exons ATGGCGGCGGCGGGGGGCGCCGAGGGGCGGCGCGCGGCtctggaggcggcggcggcggcagctccTGAGCGGGGAGGCGGGAGCTGCGTGCTGTGCTGCGGAGACCTGGAGGCCACGGCGCTGGGCCGCTGTGACCACCCGGTGTGCTACCGCTGCTCTACCAAGATGCGGGTGCTCTGCGAGCAGCGCTACTGCGCCGTGTGCCGCGAGGAGCTGCGCCAG GTGGTCTTTGGGAAGAAGCTTCCTGCCTTCGCCACCATCCCCATCCACCAGCTGCAGCATGAGAAGAAATATGATATCTACTTTGCAGATGGAAAGGTGTACGCATTGTACAG GCAGCTGCTGCAGCACGAGTGCCCGCGGTGCCCTGAGCTGCCACCTTTCAGCCTCTTCGGGGACCTGGAGCAGCACATGCGGAGGCAGCATGAGCTCTTCTGCTGCCGGCTGTGCCTCCAGCACCTCCAG ATCTTCACATATGAGCGCAAGTGGTACTCGCGCAAGGACCTGGCCCGGCATCGCATGCAGGGTGACCCCGATGACACGTCGCACCGTGGGCACCCGCTCTGTAAGTTCTGTGACGAGCGCTACCTGGACAACGATGAGCTGCTTAAGCACCTGCGCCGCGACCACTACTTCTGCCACTTCTGCGACTCGGACGGGGCCCAGGACTACTACAG CCCTCCTACCGACACCCCATCTCCTGCCAGCGACTATGCCTACCTGCGTGAGCACTTCCGGGAGAAGCACTTTCTGTGTGAGGAAGGCCGCTGCAGCACGGAGCAGTTCACCCACGCCTTCCGCACCGAGATCGACCTCAAGGCCCACAGGACGGCCTGCCACAGTCGCAGCCGCGCCGAGGCACGCCAGAACCGCCACATTGACCTGCAGTTCAGCTACGCGCCACGGCACTCGCGCCGGAACGAGG GGGTCGTTGGTGGCGAAGACTACGAGGAGGTGGACAGGTACAGCCGCCAGGGCCGAGTGGCCCGGGCTGGCACTCGCGGAGCCCAGCAGAGCCGCCGAGGAAGCTGGAG GGAAGAAGAGGACCGAGAAGTAGCAGCTGCTGTCCGGGCCTCCATGGCCGCACAGCAGCAGGAGGAGGCTCGCAGGAGTGAGGATCAGGAGGAAGGTGGTCGGCCCAAGAAGGAGGAGGCAGCGGCGCGGGGTCCTGAGGATCCCCGTGGCCCCCGGCGCTCACCCCGGACTCAGGGCGAAGGCCCAG GCCCCAAGGAAACCTCGACAAATGGTCCTGTAAGCCAAGAAGCCTTCTCGGTGACAGGCCCAGCCGCCCCAGG CACCCTCCCACCACCCAGCCCGAAGCTCAAGGACGAAGACTTCCCCAGCCTCTCTGCCTCCACTTACTCCTCCTGCTCCACTGCAGCAACCCCGGGCCCTGTGGGGTTGGCGCTGCCGTACGCCATCCCTGCCAGAGGCAGGAGTGCCTTCCAGGAGGAGGACTTCCCCGCCCTGGTGTCCTCGGTGCCCAAGCCTGGCACCGCCCCCACCAGCCTTGTCTCTGCCTGgaacagcagcagtagcagcaagAAGGTAGCACAGCCCCCACTCTCGGCGCAGGCTACCGGCAGCGGCCAGCCCACCAGGAAGGCTGGGAAGGGGAGCAGGGGCAGCAGGAAGGGTGGCCCGCCCGTCACACAGGAGGAGGAGGGCGGCAGCCCGGCCGTGCAGGAGCTTCTAAGCACACGCCCCACGGGCTCCGTCTCCTCCACACTGGGGCCGGCCTCCATCCAACCCTCTAAAGttgggaagaagaagaaagtgggCTCGGAGAAGCCGGGCACCACATTGCCACAGCCCCCGCCCACTACCTGTCCCCCAGGGGCTTTGCAGGCCCCGGAAGCTCCTGCCAGCAGAGCCGAGGGGCCAGTTGCCGTCATCGTTAATGGACACACAGAGGGCCCGGCCCCTGCTCGGAGTGCCCCCAAGGAACCCCCTGGGCTCCCAAGGCCCCTGGGGTCCTTCCCCTGCCCCACGCCACAGGAGGACTTCCCAGCGCTCGGCGGCCCCTGCCCACCCCGGATGCCACCGCCCCCAG GCTTCAGCGCTGTGGTGCTCCTGAAGGGCAcgcctcccccacccccgccgGGCCTGGTGCCCCCAATCAGCAAGCCGCCCCCCGGCTTCTCTGGCCTTCTGCCCAGCCCCCACCCGGCCTGTGTCCCCAgccccgccaccaccaccaccacaaaagc ACCCAGGCCGCTGCCTGCCCCACGGGCCTACCTAGTCCCCGAGAACTTCCGGGAGAGGAACCTTCAGCTCATCCAGTCCATCAGGGACTTCCTGCAGAGCGACGAGGCCCGCTTCAGCGAGTTCAAGAGCCACTCAGGGGAGTTCAGACAG GGCCTGATCTCCGCAGCCCAGTATTACAAGAGTTGCCGGGACCTGCTGGGGGAGAATTTCCAGAAGGTCTTTAATGAGCTGCTGGTCCTGCTGCCCGACACGGCCAAGCAGCAGGAGCTCCTGTCTGCACACACGGACTTCTGCAACCGCGAGAAGCCTCTGAGCACCAAGTCcaagaagaacaagaagagcGCGTGGCAGGCCACCACCCAGCAGGCGGGCCTGGACTGCCGTGTGTGCCCCACCTGCCAGCAGGTGCTCGCGCATGGCGACGCCAGCAGCCACCAGGCGCTGCATGCTGCCCGGGACGACGACTTCCCCTCCCTGCAAGCCATCGCCAGGATCATCACGTAG
- the ZNF598 gene encoding E3 ubiquitin-protein ligase ZNF598 isoform X3: MAAAGGAEGRRAALEAAAAAAPERGGGSCVLCCGDLEATALGRCDHPVCYRCSTKMRVLCEQRYCAVCREELRQVVFGKKLPAFATIPIHQLQHEKKYDIYFADGKVYALYRQLLQHECPRCPELPPFSLFGDLEQHMRRQHELFCCRLCLQHLQIFTYERKWYSRKDLARHRMQGDPDDTSHRGHPLCKFCDERYLDNDELLKHLRRDHYFCHFCDSDGAQDYYSPPTDTPSPASDYAYLREHFREKHFLCEEGRCSTEQFTHAFRTEIDLKAHRTACHSRSRAEARQNRHIDLQFSYAPRHSRRNEGVVGGEDYEEVDRYSRQGRVARAGTRGAQQSRRGSWRYKREEEDREVAAAVRASMAAQQQEEARRSEDQEEGGRPKKEEAAARGPEDPRGPRRSPRTQGEGPGPKETSTNGPVSQEAFSVTGPAAPGTLPPPSPKLKDEDFPSLSASTYSSCSTAATPGPVGLALPYAIPARGRSAFQEEDFPALVSSVPKPGTAPTSLVSAWNSSSSSKKVAQPPLSAQATGSGQPTRKAGKGSRGSRKGGPPVTQEEEGGSPAVQELLSTRPTGSVSSTLGPASIQPSKVGKKKKVGSEKPGTTLPQPPPTTCPPGALQAPEAPASRAEGPVAVIVNGHTEGPAPARSAPKEPPGLPRPLGSFPCPTPQEDFPALGGPCPPRMPPPPGFSAVVLLKGTPPPPPPGLVPPISKPPPGFSGLLPSPHPACVPSPATTTTTKAPRPLPAPRAYLVPENFRERNLQLIQSIRDFLQSDEARFSEFKSHSGEFRQGLISAAQYYKSCRDLLGENFQKVFNELLVLLPDTAKQQELLSAHTDFCNREKPLSTKSKKNKKSAWQATTQQAGLDCRVCPTCQQVLAHGDASSHQALHAARDDDFPSLQAIARIIT, encoded by the exons ATGGCGGCGGCGGGGGGCGCCGAGGGGCGGCGCGCGGCtctggaggcggcggcggcggcagctccTGAGCGGGGAGGCGGGAGCTGCGTGCTGTGCTGCGGAGACCTGGAGGCCACGGCGCTGGGCCGCTGTGACCACCCGGTGTGCTACCGCTGCTCTACCAAGATGCGGGTGCTCTGCGAGCAGCGCTACTGCGCCGTGTGCCGCGAGGAGCTGCGCCAG GTGGTCTTTGGGAAGAAGCTTCCTGCCTTCGCCACCATCCCCATCCACCAGCTGCAGCATGAGAAGAAATATGATATCTACTTTGCAGATGGAAAGGTGTACGCATTGTACAG GCAGCTGCTGCAGCACGAGTGCCCGCGGTGCCCTGAGCTGCCACCTTTCAGCCTCTTCGGGGACCTGGAGCAGCACATGCGGAGGCAGCATGAGCTCTTCTGCTGCCGGCTGTGCCTCCAGCACCTCCAG ATCTTCACATATGAGCGCAAGTGGTACTCGCGCAAGGACCTGGCCCGGCATCGCATGCAGGGTGACCCCGATGACACGTCGCACCGTGGGCACCCGCTCTGTAAGTTCTGTGACGAGCGCTACCTGGACAACGATGAGCTGCTTAAGCACCTGCGCCGCGACCACTACTTCTGCCACTTCTGCGACTCGGACGGGGCCCAGGACTACTACAG CCCTCCTACCGACACCCCATCTCCTGCCAGCGACTATGCCTACCTGCGTGAGCACTTCCGGGAGAAGCACTTTCTGTGTGAGGAAGGCCGCTGCAGCACGGAGCAGTTCACCCACGCCTTCCGCACCGAGATCGACCTCAAGGCCCACAGGACGGCCTGCCACAGTCGCAGCCGCGCCGAGGCACGCCAGAACCGCCACATTGACCTGCAGTTCAGCTACGCGCCACGGCACTCGCGCCGGAACGAGG GGGTCGTTGGTGGCGAAGACTACGAGGAGGTGGACAGGTACAGCCGCCAGGGCCGAGTGGCCCGGGCTGGCACTCGCGGAGCCCAGCAGAGCCGCCGAGGAAGCTGGAGGTACAAAAG GGAAGAAGAGGACCGAGAAGTAGCAGCTGCTGTCCGGGCCTCCATGGCCGCACAGCAGCAGGAGGAGGCTCGCAGGAGTGAGGATCAGGAGGAAGGTGGTCGGCCCAAGAAGGAGGAGGCAGCGGCGCGGGGTCCTGAGGATCCCCGTGGCCCCCGGCGCTCACCCCGGACTCAGGGCGAAGGCCCAG GCCCCAAGGAAACCTCGACAAATGGTCCTGTAAGCCAAGAAGCCTTCTCGGTGACAGGCCCAGCCGCCCCAGG CACCCTCCCACCACCCAGCCCGAAGCTCAAGGACGAAGACTTCCCCAGCCTCTCTGCCTCCACTTACTCCTCCTGCTCCACTGCAGCAACCCCGGGCCCTGTGGGGTTGGCGCTGCCGTACGCCATCCCTGCCAGAGGCAGGAGTGCCTTCCAGGAGGAGGACTTCCCCGCCCTGGTGTCCTCGGTGCCCAAGCCTGGCACCGCCCCCACCAGCCTTGTCTCTGCCTGgaacagcagcagtagcagcaagAAGGTAGCACAGCCCCCACTCTCGGCGCAGGCTACCGGCAGCGGCCAGCCCACCAGGAAGGCTGGGAAGGGGAGCAGGGGCAGCAGGAAGGGTGGCCCGCCCGTCACACAGGAGGAGGAGGGCGGCAGCCCGGCCGTGCAGGAGCTTCTAAGCACACGCCCCACGGGCTCCGTCTCCTCCACACTGGGGCCGGCCTCCATCCAACCCTCTAAAGttgggaagaagaagaaagtgggCTCGGAGAAGCCGGGCACCACATTGCCACAGCCCCCGCCCACTACCTGTCCCCCAGGGGCTTTGCAGGCCCCGGAAGCTCCTGCCAGCAGAGCCGAGGGGCCAGTTGCCGTCATCGTTAATGGACACACAGAGGGCCCGGCCCCTGCTCGGAGTGCCCCCAAGGAACCCCCTGGGCTCCCAAGGCCCCTGGGGTCCTTCCCCTGCCCCACGCCACAGGAGGACTTCCCAGCGCTCGGCGGCCCCTGCCCACCCCGGATGCCACCGCCCCCAG GCTTCAGCGCTGTGGTGCTCCTGAAGGGCAcgcctcccccacccccgccgGGCCTGGTGCCCCCAATCAGCAAGCCGCCCCCCGGCTTCTCTGGCCTTCTGCCCAGCCCCCACCCGGCCTGTGTCCCCAgccccgccaccaccaccaccacaaaagc ACCCAGGCCGCTGCCTGCCCCACGGGCCTACCTAGTCCCCGAGAACTTCCGGGAGAGGAACCTTCAGCTCATCCAGTCCATCAGGGACTTCCTGCAGAGCGACGAGGCCCGCTTCAGCGAGTTCAAGAGCCACTCAGGGGAGTTCAGACAG GGCCTGATCTCCGCAGCCCAGTATTACAAGAGTTGCCGGGACCTGCTGGGGGAGAATTTCCAGAAGGTCTTTAATGAGCTGCTGGTCCTGCTGCCCGACACGGCCAAGCAGCAGGAGCTCCTGTCTGCACACACGGACTTCTGCAACCGCGAGAAGCCTCTGAGCACCAAGTCcaagaagaacaagaagagcGCGTGGCAGGCCACCACCCAGCAGGCGGGCCTGGACTGCCGTGTGTGCCCCACCTGCCAGCAGGTGCTCGCGCATGGCGACGCCAGCAGCCACCAGGCGCTGCATGCTGCCCGGGACGACGACTTCCCCTCCCTGCAAGCCATCGCCAGGATCATCACGTAG